One Mixta gaviniae genomic window carries:
- a CDS encoding MFS transporter has protein sequence MCDEPKPMPEQPAAETPQSAFRLNQRILSVVVFNFASYLTIGLPLAVLPGYVHDVMGYSAFWAGLVISLQYLSTLLSRPHAGRYADLWGPKRVVVFGLGGCLLSGVCYALAAISAGWPLASLALLCIGRLALGIGQSFAGTGSTLWGVGVVGSVHIGRVISWNGICTYGAMALGAPLGALIYHLGGILLLAAVIIVITLLAIVLALPRPAVKGSKGKPLPFRAVLGKIWLFGLLLAMGSAGFGVIATFITLFYQAKGWSGAAFSLTLFSLAFVGARLLFPNSINRHGGLRVALVCFAVEALGLFIVWLSFTPWLANLGALLTGAGFSLVFPALGVVAVKAVPQQNQGSALATFTAFMDLSLGITGPVAGFIMSYAGVPVIYLLSGLLVCLALLLTWRMQQGHAAQ, from the coding sequence ATCTGTGACGAGCCAAAACCTATGCCTGAACAGCCCGCTGCGGAAACGCCGCAAAGCGCCTTTCGACTGAATCAGCGTATTCTCTCCGTTGTTGTTTTCAATTTCGCCAGCTATCTCACCATCGGCCTGCCGCTTGCGGTACTGCCGGGCTACGTGCATGACGTGATGGGCTACAGCGCCTTTTGGGCGGGGCTGGTGATCAGCCTGCAGTATCTCTCTACGCTGCTGAGCCGACCGCATGCCGGACGCTACGCCGATCTGTGGGGGCCAAAAAGGGTGGTGGTGTTCGGTCTTGGCGGCTGTCTGCTGAGCGGCGTCTGTTATGCGCTGGCCGCCATCAGCGCAGGCTGGCCGCTGGCGAGCCTGGCGCTGCTCTGTATCGGGCGGCTGGCGCTGGGTATCGGACAGAGCTTCGCCGGCACCGGCTCAACGCTGTGGGGCGTGGGGGTGGTCGGCTCGGTGCATATCGGCCGGGTGATTTCGTGGAACGGTATCTGTACCTACGGCGCGATGGCGCTGGGCGCGCCGCTGGGGGCGCTGATCTATCATCTGGGTGGCATACTGCTGCTGGCTGCGGTGATCATCGTGATCACTTTGCTGGCGATCGTACTGGCGCTGCCGCGTCCGGCGGTAAAAGGCAGTAAAGGCAAACCGCTGCCGTTCCGCGCCGTGCTGGGCAAAATCTGGCTGTTCGGCCTGCTACTGGCGATGGGCTCGGCGGGCTTCGGCGTCATCGCCACCTTTATTACGCTGTTTTACCAGGCGAAGGGCTGGTCGGGCGCCGCCTTTTCGCTGACGCTGTTCAGCCTGGCATTCGTCGGCGCGCGCCTGCTGTTTCCCAACAGCATCAACCGTCACGGTGGGCTGCGGGTGGCGCTGGTCTGTTTTGCGGTAGAGGCGCTGGGACTGTTTATCGTCTGGCTTTCCTTTACGCCCTGGCTGGCGAACCTGGGCGCGCTGCTGACCGGCGCAGGCTTCTCGCTGGTTTTCCCGGCGCTGGGCGTGGTAGCGGTGAAAGCGGTACCGCAGCAAAATCAGGGCAGCGCGCTGGCGACCTTTACTGCCTTTATGGATCTCTCGTTAGGCATTACCGGGCCGGTTGCCGGTTTTATCATGAGCTATGCGGGCGTGCCGGTGATCTATCTGTTGAGCGGGCTGCTGGTCTGTCTGGCGCTGCTGCTGACGTGGCGCATGCAGCAGGGCCATGCGGCGCAATAA
- a CDS encoding TIM barrel protein — MAIDPTRFCINRKIAPGLSIEAFFKLVQRLGLNKVELRNDMPSGKVTDDLTHAQVKALAKQYGMEIVTINALYPFNRVDDDLLARAASLLQEAQAIGARALVLCPLNDGQPISGEKTVAALRQLAPLFEKYGVQGLVEPLGFPQSSLRSAVQAQALIRDAQVPFSVLIDTFHHHLYEQAEQEFAAGIDIERIGLVHLSGVEDARPTAQLTDEERIMLSDGDVLNSVAQVKRLEQMGYRGVYAFEPFSSDLANWDEADIECEIRRSIELLQA, encoded by the coding sequence ATGGCTATCGATCCCACCCGTTTTTGTATCAACCGCAAAATCGCGCCCGGTCTCAGCATTGAAGCGTTCTTTAAGCTGGTTCAGCGGCTGGGGCTGAACAAGGTGGAGCTGCGCAACGACATGCCAAGCGGCAAAGTGACTGACGATTTAACGCATGCGCAGGTTAAGGCGCTGGCGAAGCAGTACGGCATGGAAATCGTCACGATCAACGCACTCTATCCCTTTAACCGCGTGGATGACGATCTGCTGGCGCGCGCCGCATCGCTGCTGCAAGAGGCGCAGGCGATTGGCGCGCGCGCGCTGGTACTCTGTCCGCTTAACGACGGCCAGCCGATCTCTGGCGAGAAAACCGTCGCGGCGCTGCGGCAGCTGGCGCCGCTGTTTGAAAAATATGGCGTGCAGGGGCTGGTTGAGCCGCTCGGCTTTCCCCAAAGCTCGCTGCGCTCCGCTGTGCAGGCGCAGGCACTGATCCGCGATGCGCAGGTGCCGTTCAGCGTATTGATCGATACCTTCCATCACCATCTCTATGAGCAGGCGGAGCAGGAGTTCGCCGCGGGCATCGATATCGAACGTATCGGCCTGGTGCATCTCTCCGGTGTCGAAGACGCGCGCCCGACCGCGCAGCTGACCGACGAAGAGCGCATTATGCTGAGCGACGGTGACGTGCTGAACAGCGTGGCGCAGGTTAAGCGGCTGGAGCAGATGGGTTATCGCGGCGTTTACGCTTTCGAGCCTTTCTCTTCCGACCTGGCGAACTGGGATGAGGCAGATATCGAATGTGAAATCCGCCGCAGTATCGAACTGCTGCAGGCGTAA
- a CDS encoding GGDEF domain-containing protein — protein sequence MKAPVIPANEPQRLDQLHALSLLNTPAEERFDRLTRLAKRLFNVSASVVSLLDAEHQWFKSGEGVNATQTPRDISFCGHAILQDDVMIVEDARQDARFYDNPLVTGEPQIRFYAGCPLRAPSGAKVGTLCILDARTRDFTADDINALRDLASMAESELVSFQAATSDELTQISNRRGFMTLGQMLLKECALRHCFASLAFFDLDQFKEINDSFGHREGDRALMDFADALKLSFRHSALFARLGGDEFVVLFIDMQQQQAAERLEAFRSELEQYMQPLHRHYRLDFSVGTVEFDPAQPQPLASLLSHSDDIMYQHKKARRRPH from the coding sequence ATGAAAGCACCAGTCATCCCTGCTAACGAACCTCAGCGTCTCGATCAACTGCATGCGCTGAGTCTGTTAAATACGCCCGCCGAGGAGCGATTCGATCGCCTGACGCGGCTGGCGAAAAGGCTGTTCAATGTCTCGGCGTCGGTAGTGAGCCTGCTGGACGCTGAGCATCAGTGGTTTAAATCGGGCGAAGGCGTCAATGCCACGCAAACGCCGCGCGACATCTCTTTCTGCGGTCACGCTATTCTGCAGGATGACGTGATGATCGTGGAAGATGCGCGCCAGGACGCCCGCTTTTATGACAACCCGCTGGTGACCGGCGAGCCGCAGATCCGCTTTTATGCCGGCTGCCCGCTGCGCGCGCCCAGCGGCGCAAAAGTCGGTACGCTGTGCATTCTTGATGCCCGGACGCGCGACTTTACCGCCGACGATATCAACGCGCTGCGCGATCTGGCCTCCATGGCGGAATCGGAGCTGGTAAGCTTCCAGGCGGCCACCTCCGACGAGCTGACGCAGATCTCCAACCGTCGCGGCTTTATGACGCTCGGCCAGATGCTGCTGAAGGAGTGCGCCCTGCGCCACTGTTTCGCCAGCCTGGCGTTCTTCGATCTCGACCAGTTTAAAGAGATTAACGACAGCTTCGGTCACCGCGAAGGCGATCGCGCATTGATGGATTTCGCCGATGCGCTGAAGCTCAGCTTCAGGCACTCCGCCCTGTTCGCCCGCCTCGGCGGCGACGAATTTGTGGTGCTGTTTATCGATATGCAGCAGCAGCAGGCGGCAGAGCGGCTGGAGGCATTTCGCAGCGAGCTGGAGCAGTATATGCAGCCGCTGCATCGCCATTACCGGCTCGATTTTTCTGTCGGCACGGTGGAGTTCGACCCGGCGCAGCCGCAACCGCTGGCGTCGCTGCTCAGCCACAGCGACGACATCATGTATCAGCATAAAAAGGCGCGTCGCCGGCCGCACTAA
- a CDS encoding MBL fold metallo-hydrolase yields MRVHHLSCGSMCPFGGALFDGFSKGLHAHLVCHCLLIETDRDGLVLVDTGFGEQDLRRHDSRIATFFRLFNNIQRRPELSALAQVQRLGFQAQDVRHIVLTHLDFDHAGGLTDFPHAQVHVMQQELETIRHRDSWLQQRRYRPAQWPAQAHWQAYQTQGDSWQGFSAVSALNGLPPEILLVPLPGHTPGHAGVAIQQRDGWLLHGGDAWFYRGEMYQEERHCTPGLRFYQWMMAADNAARRENQQRLRALSLNQQENITLFCSHDAKELERMQTLRR; encoded by the coding sequence ATGCGGGTACACCACCTGAGCTGTGGTTCTATGTGTCCTTTTGGCGGCGCGCTATTTGACGGTTTCAGCAAAGGGCTGCATGCCCATCTGGTTTGTCACTGCCTGCTGATCGAAACCGATCGCGACGGGCTGGTGTTGGTGGATACCGGCTTCGGCGAACAGGATCTGCGCCGCCACGACTCGCGCATCGCCACCTTCTTTCGCCTGTTCAACAACATCCAGCGCCGCCCGGAACTTAGCGCGCTGGCTCAGGTGCAGCGTCTCGGTTTTCAGGCGCAGGATGTACGGCATATCGTCTTAACCCATCTCGATTTCGATCACGCCGGCGGGCTGACCGATTTTCCTCATGCGCAGGTGCATGTGATGCAGCAGGAGCTGGAAACCATTCGCCACCGCGACAGCTGGCTGCAGCAGCGGCGCTATCGCCCTGCGCAGTGGCCGGCGCAGGCGCACTGGCAGGCCTACCAGACGCAGGGCGATAGCTGGCAGGGCTTTTCCGCCGTCAGCGCGCTCAACGGGCTGCCGCCGGAGATCCTGCTGGTGCCGCTGCCGGGCCATACGCCGGGCCACGCGGGCGTGGCGATCCAGCAGCGCGACGGCTGGCTGCTGCACGGCGGCGACGCCTGGTTTTATCGCGGCGAGATGTATCAGGAGGAGCGCCACTGCACGCCAGGGCTGCGCTTCTACCAGTGGATGATGGCGGCCGATAACGCCGCGCGGCGTGAGAATCAGCAGCGGCTGCGCGCGCTGTCGTTGAATCAGCAGGAAAACATCACCCTGTTCTGCAGCCACGACGCCAAAGAGCTGGAGCGGATGCAGACGCTAAGGCGATAA
- the hemB gene encoding porphobilinogen synthase produces MSEFSLINRPRRLRKSAALREMFQETSLSRNDLALPIFVEEGVDDYKAIEAMPGVMRIPEKRLAWEIERIAKAGIRSVMTFGISHHTDATGSDAWQENGLVARMSRICKDAVPEMIVMSDTCFCEYTSHGHCGVLCDHGVDNDATLINLGKQAVVAAQAGADFIAPSAAMDGQVAAIRRALDEAGFTDTAIMSYSTKFASSFYGPFREAAGTALKGDRKTYQMNPMNRREAIRESLIDAAEGADSLMVKPAGAYLDVLRDIRERTELPLAAYQVSGEYAMIKFAAQAGAINEDAVILESLGAIKRAGADIIFSYFALDLAERNLL; encoded by the coding sequence ATGTCTGAATTTTCTTTAATTAATCGCCCAAGACGATTACGTAAAAGCGCCGCGCTGCGCGAGATGTTCCAGGAAACCTCATTAAGCCGCAACGATCTGGCGCTGCCGATCTTTGTTGAAGAGGGGGTGGATGATTATAAAGCGATCGAAGCGATGCCGGGCGTCATGCGCATTCCGGAAAAACGTCTCGCCTGGGAGATCGAACGCATCGCCAAAGCGGGCATCCGTTCCGTAATGACCTTCGGCATTTCTCACCACACCGACGCTACCGGCAGCGACGCCTGGCAGGAAAACGGCCTGGTGGCGCGTATGTCGCGCATCTGTAAAGACGCGGTGCCGGAAATGATCGTCATGTCCGATACCTGTTTCTGCGAATATACCTCGCACGGCCACTGCGGCGTCCTGTGCGATCACGGCGTGGATAACGACGCGACGCTGATCAATCTCGGCAAGCAGGCGGTGGTCGCGGCGCAGGCGGGCGCGGACTTTATCGCGCCTTCCGCAGCGATGGACGGGCAGGTCGCCGCCATCCGCCGCGCGCTGGATGAAGCGGGCTTTACCGATACCGCCATCATGTCCTACTCCACCAAATTCGCCTCCTCCTTCTACGGTCCGTTCCGCGAAGCCGCGGGCACCGCGCTGAAAGGCGATCGCAAAACCTATCAGATGAACCCGATGAACCGCCGCGAAGCGATCCGCGAATCGCTGATCGACGCCGCCGAAGGCGCGGATTCGCTGATGGTGAAACCGGCCGGCGCCTATCTGGACGTGCTACGCGATATCCGCGAGCGCACCGAGCTGCCGCTGGCGGCCTATCAGGTCAGCGGTGAATACGCGATGATCAAGTTTGCCGCTCAGGCAGGCGCGATCAATGAAGATGCGGTAATTCTGGAAAGCCTGGGTGCCATTAAACGCGCCGGCGCCGACATTATCTTCAGCTACTTCGCGCTCGATCTGGCAGAACGCAACCTGCTGTAA
- a CDS encoding CoA-acylating methylmalonate-semialdehyde dehydrogenase, with the protein MNIVGNFIGGKVTHSASSETIPVYDPASGKVVRELTQSTAEEVAQAIDVAHKAFPAWSQTSPLRRARIMFNFKMLLEKHRDELAALIVSEHGKVWSDALGELTRGMEVVEFACGIPHLIKGEYSPNVGTGVDSYSLMQPLGVVAGITPFNFPAMVPMWMFPIALACGNTFVLKPPALDPSAAVRMAELLSEAGLPDGVLNVIHCANETAEQLYTDSRVQAVSFVGSSGVAEHIYKTASAHGKRVQAFGAAKNHAIVMPDADLDATVNAIMGGAFGSAGERCMALPVVVAVGDDTADKLIARLTPLVKALRVGPGMQKGSEENEMGPVVSAVHQKKVLGYIDKGVAEGAELVVDGRGFQVPGHSEGYYVGGTLFDKVTSDMVIWREEIFGPVLGIMRAPDYQSALALVNSHEFGNGSAIFTSNGHTARDFVQNVEAGMVGVNVPVPVPMAFHSFGGWKRSVFGALNVHGPDGVRFYTRMKTATARWPGGQQTVSEFSMPTLG; encoded by the coding sequence ATGAATATCGTTGGAAACTTTATTGGCGGTAAAGTCACCCATAGCGCCAGCAGTGAAACTATCCCGGTTTACGATCCGGCGAGCGGCAAAGTGGTGCGCGAACTGACGCAGAGTACCGCAGAGGAGGTCGCGCAGGCGATTGACGTCGCGCATAAGGCGTTTCCCGCATGGTCGCAAACCTCTCCGCTGCGCCGCGCGCGTATCATGTTCAATTTTAAAATGCTGCTGGAAAAACATCGTGACGAGCTGGCGGCATTGATCGTCAGCGAACACGGCAAGGTTTGGTCTGACGCGCTGGGCGAGCTGACGCGTGGCATGGAAGTGGTAGAGTTTGCCTGCGGCATTCCGCACCTGATCAAAGGCGAATATTCGCCGAACGTCGGTACCGGCGTAGACAGCTATTCGCTAATGCAGCCGCTGGGCGTGGTGGCGGGCATCACCCCGTTCAACTTCCCGGCGATGGTGCCGATGTGGATGTTCCCGATCGCGCTCGCCTGCGGTAACACCTTCGTGTTGAAGCCGCCGGCGCTCGATCCTTCCGCCGCGGTACGCATGGCGGAGCTGCTGAGCGAAGCGGGTCTGCCGGACGGCGTGCTCAACGTGATCCACTGCGCCAATGAAACGGCGGAGCAGCTCTATACCGATAGCCGCGTACAGGCGGTGAGCTTCGTCGGCTCCTCCGGCGTGGCGGAACATATCTATAAAACCGCCAGCGCGCACGGCAAGCGCGTGCAGGCATTCGGCGCGGCGAAAAATCACGCCATCGTGATGCCGGACGCCGATCTGGACGCCACCGTCAACGCCATTATGGGCGGCGCGTTCGGTTCGGCGGGCGAGCGTTGTATGGCGCTGCCGGTGGTGGTGGCCGTGGGCGACGACACGGCCGACAAGCTGATCGCGCGCCTTACGCCACTGGTCAAAGCGCTGCGCGTCGGGCCGGGCATGCAGAAAGGCAGCGAAGAGAATGAGATGGGGCCGGTAGTATCCGCCGTCCATCAGAAGAAGGTGCTGGGCTACATCGATAAAGGCGTGGCGGAAGGCGCGGAGCTGGTGGTGGACGGACGCGGCTTCCAGGTGCCGGGCCATAGCGAAGGCTACTATGTCGGCGGCACGCTGTTTGATAAGGTCACCAGCGATATGGTTATCTGGCGCGAAGAGATTTTCGGGCCGGTGCTGGGCATTATGCGCGCGCCCGATTATCAAAGCGCGCTGGCGCTGGTTAACAGCCATGAGTTCGGCAACGGCAGCGCCATCTTCACCAGCAATGGCCACACCGCACGCGATTTCGTGCAGAACGTAGAGGCCGGCATGGTGGGCGTCAACGTGCCGGTACCGGTGCCGATGGCGTTTCACAGCTTCGGCGGCTGGAAACGTTCAGTCTTCGGCGCGCTGAATGTTCACGGGCCGGATGGCGTACGCTTCTATACGCGCATGAAAACCGCCACGGCGCGCTGGCCGGGCGGCCAGCAGACGGTATCGGAATTCAGCATGCCGACGCTGGGCTAA
- the proP gene encoding glycine betaine/L-proline transporter ProP, with the protein MKLRRKRVKPIALDDVTIIDDARLRKAITAASLGNAMEWFDFGVYGFVAYALGKVFFPGADPGVQMIAALATFSVPFLIRPLGGLFFGMLGDKYGRQKILSITIVIMSISTFCIGLIPSYASIGIWAPVLLLLAKMAQGFSVGGEYTGASIFVAEYSPDRKRGFMGSWLDFGSIAGFVLGAGVVVLISTVVGEENFLSWGWRLPFFLALPLGIVGLYLRHALEETPAFQQHVEKLEQGDREGLREGPKVSFREIATKHWKSLLACVGLVIATNVTYYMLLTYMPSYLSHNLHYPEDHGVLIIIAIMIGMLFVQPVMGLLSDRFGRRPFVIIGSIALLVLAIPAFMLINSNVLGLIFAGLLMLAVILNSFTGVMASSLPAMFPTHIRYSALASAFNISVLIAGLTPTVAAWLVEASNDLYMPAYYLMVIAVIGLITGITMKETANKPLKGATPAASDIEEAREILQEHHDNIEQKIEDITEEIAKLEAKRKNLIEQHPRINE; encoded by the coding sequence ATGAAACTACGTAGGAAGCGTGTCAAACCTATTGCGCTTGATGACGTAACCATCATTGATGATGCGCGTTTACGCAAGGCAATTACCGCTGCGTCGTTAGGCAATGCGATGGAGTGGTTCGATTTCGGCGTGTATGGCTTTGTTGCCTACGCCTTAGGTAAGGTCTTTTTCCCCGGCGCCGATCCCGGCGTACAGATGATCGCCGCGCTGGCGACCTTCTCCGTTCCCTTTTTAATCCGTCCGCTGGGCGGCCTGTTCTTCGGCATGCTGGGCGATAAGTATGGCCGACAGAAGATCCTCTCTATTACCATTGTGATTATGTCGATCAGTACCTTCTGTATCGGCCTGATACCCTCTTACGCCTCTATCGGCATCTGGGCGCCAGTGCTATTGCTGCTGGCGAAAATGGCGCAGGGCTTTTCGGTCGGCGGCGAATATACCGGCGCCTCGATCTTCGTGGCGGAATACTCCCCCGACCGTAAGCGCGGCTTTATGGGCAGCTGGCTCGATTTCGGCTCTATCGCCGGCTTCGTGCTGGGCGCGGGCGTGGTGGTACTGATCTCCACCGTGGTCGGCGAAGAGAACTTCCTCTCCTGGGGCTGGCGTCTGCCGTTCTTCCTGGCGCTGCCGCTGGGCATCGTCGGTCTCTATCTGCGTCACGCGCTGGAAGAGACCCCGGCGTTTCAGCAGCACGTAGAAAAACTGGAGCAGGGCGACCGTGAAGGGCTGCGCGAAGGGCCGAAAGTCTCTTTCCGCGAAATCGCCACTAAGCACTGGAAAAGCCTGCTGGCGTGCGTGGGTCTGGTGATCGCCACCAATGTCACCTACTACATGCTGCTCACCTATATGCCGAGCTACCTGTCGCATAACCTGCACTACCCTGAAGATCACGGCGTGCTGATTATTATCGCTATCATGATCGGTATGCTGTTTGTGCAGCCGGTAATGGGCCTGCTGAGCGACCGCTTCGGCCGCCGTCCGTTTGTGATTATCGGCAGTATCGCGCTGCTGGTGCTGGCGATCCCCGCCTTTATGCTGATTAACAGTAATGTGCTGGGGCTGATTTTCGCCGGCCTGCTGATGCTGGCGGTGATCCTGAACTCCTTTACCGGCGTGATGGCCTCCTCCCTGCCGGCGATGTTCCCGACCCATATCCGCTACAGCGCGCTGGCCAGCGCCTTCAACATTTCAGTGCTGATTGCCGGCCTGACGCCGACCGTCGCCGCCTGGCTGGTAGAGGCCTCTAACGACCTCTATATGCCGGCTTACTATCTGATGGTGATTGCGGTTATCGGCCTGATTACCGGCATCACGATGAAAGAAACCGCCAACAAGCCGCTGAAAGGCGCGACGCCGGCGGCGTCCGATATCGAAGAAGCGCGTGAGATCCTGCAGGAGCATCACGACAACATCGAACAGAAGATTGAAGACATCACGGAAGAGATCGCCAAACTGGAAGCGAAGCGCAAGAATTTGATTGAGCAGCATCCGCGCATTAATGAGTAA
- the uxuA gene encoding mannonate dehydratase encodes MEHTWRWYGPNDPVSLDDARQAGATGIVTALHHIPNGEIWTKAEIQKRQAQLAEKGLYWSVVESVPVHEAIKTQRGDWQRYIANYQQSLRNLAACGIDTVCYNFMPVLDWTRTDLGWQLPNGARALRFDAVAFAAFELHILQRPGARDAYSEEEQRQAADYYAAMMPEAIATLTRNIIAGLPGAEEGYTLEQFQAQLSQYDGIDKAQLRAHMAAFLRAIVPVAEEAGIMLAVHPDDPPRPILGLPRIISTQEDMQWLTETVDSLHNGFTFCTGSYGVRADNDLVQMAKTYAGRIHFVHLRATRREENPASFHEAEHLAGDVDMVGVIKAILDEEQRRRRAGQQRAIPMRPDHGHQMLDDLHKQTNPGYSGIGRLKGLAELRGVEMALKQCFFAD; translated from the coding sequence ATGGAACACACCTGGCGCTGGTATGGCCCTAACGATCCCGTCTCACTGGATGACGCCAGACAGGCGGGCGCGACCGGTATTGTGACCGCTTTGCATCATATTCCCAACGGCGAGATCTGGACGAAAGCGGAGATCCAGAAACGTCAGGCGCAGCTGGCGGAGAAAGGATTGTACTGGTCGGTGGTGGAAAGCGTGCCGGTTCACGAAGCGATCAAAACCCAGCGCGGCGACTGGCAGCGCTATATCGCCAACTATCAGCAATCGCTGCGCAATCTCGCCGCCTGCGGCATCGATACCGTCTGCTACAACTTTATGCCGGTGCTGGACTGGACCCGCACCGATCTCGGCTGGCAGTTGCCGAACGGCGCGCGCGCGCTGCGCTTTGATGCCGTGGCGTTCGCCGCCTTCGAGCTGCATATCCTGCAGCGTCCCGGCGCGCGCGACGCCTACAGCGAAGAAGAGCAGCGTCAGGCGGCGGACTATTATGCCGCGATGATGCCGGAAGCGATCGCCACCCTGACGCGCAATATCATCGCCGGCCTGCCGGGCGCGGAAGAGGGTTACACGCTGGAGCAGTTCCAGGCGCAGCTGTCGCAGTATGACGGCATCGATAAGGCGCAGCTGCGCGCGCATATGGCTGCTTTTTTACGCGCCATCGTGCCGGTAGCGGAAGAGGCTGGCATTATGCTGGCGGTGCATCCTGACGATCCGCCGCGCCCGATCCTCGGCCTGCCACGCATTATCTCCACACAGGAAGATATGCAGTGGCTGACGGAAACGGTGGATAGCCTCCATAACGGCTTCACTTTCTGCACCGGCTCCTACGGCGTGCGTGCCGACAACGATTTGGTGCAGATGGCGAAAACCTATGCCGGGCGCATTCACTTTGTTCATTTGCGCGCGACCCGACGTGAAGAGAATCCCGCCAGCTTCCATGAGGCGGAGCATCTGGCGGGCGATGTCGATATGGTCGGGGTCATCAAGGCGATTCTCGACGAAGAGCAGCGCCGCCGCCGCGCCGGTCAGCAGCGCGCCATTCCGATGCGGCCGGACCACGGCCATCAGATGCTGGATGATCTGCATAAGCAGACTAACCCGGGCTACTCCGGCATCGGCCGTCTGAAAGGGCTGGCGGAGCTGCGCGGCGTTGAAATGGCGCTAAAGCAGTGCTTCTTCGCCGATTGA
- a CDS encoding Hsp20 family protein: MAFKTLSLFPDVTDSLFSDRFNRIDRLFSQLTGDAPLSTTPACDIKRLDESHYAITLSVPGWKESELEISATGGQLTVSGKRAEEQSQQDEKSGWLHRGISRHNFSVSYSLPQHVKVERARLENGLLEIALYQEIPESEKPRKIAIESQQRVIEHNA, from the coding sequence ATGGCATTTAAAACGCTTTCTCTTTTCCCTGATGTCACCGATAGCCTGTTTTCCGATCGCTTTAACCGTATCGATCGGCTGTTCAGCCAGCTGACCGGCGATGCGCCGTTAAGCACCACGCCCGCCTGCGATATTAAACGCCTGGATGAAAGCCACTACGCCATTACGCTTAGCGTACCGGGCTGGAAAGAGAGCGAGCTGGAGATCAGCGCCACGGGCGGACAGCTGACCGTCAGCGGCAAACGCGCGGAAGAGCAGAGCCAACAGGATGAGAAAAGCGGCTGGCTGCATCGCGGCATCAGTCGCCATAATTTCAGCGTCAGCTACTCGCTGCCGCAGCATGTGAAGGTCGAGCGCGCGCGTCTGGAAAACGGCCTGCTGGAGATCGCCCTGTATCAGGAGATCCCGGAAAGTGAGAAACCACGCAAAATCGCTATCGAAAGCCAGCAGCGCGTAATTGAACATAATGCTTAA
- a CDS encoding FadR/GntR family transcriptional regulator, with protein sequence MTLGTVKNERLYRQISTLLSAAIVRGEFAPGTPLPPERELARQLNVSRSSVREALIALEVTGWVVIRSGNGVLVADPLPLQPEEEAETFSLRDFIKARQSFEAMTAELAARHGSEAQRRELLEVAERLARHSVNDDAFLQQDKRFHLLISEMSGNEVLREMMEHLWNMRKSPRFVRLENHFADRDFPRELNHDHQRIARAIAEQNPPLARDSMALHLQRVYDHLFPET encoded by the coding sequence ATGACCCTGGGAACAGTAAAAAACGAACGGCTTTATCGTCAAATTTCTACCTTACTTAGCGCGGCGATTGTGCGCGGCGAATTCGCGCCCGGCACGCCGCTGCCGCCGGAGCGGGAGCTGGCGCGGCAGCTGAATGTCAGCCGCTCTTCGGTAAGAGAGGCGCTGATTGCGCTGGAAGTCACCGGCTGGGTAGTGATCCGCAGCGGCAACGGCGTGCTGGTGGCCGATCCACTGCCGCTGCAGCCGGAAGAGGAGGCGGAAACGTTCAGCCTGCGCGATTTCATTAAGGCGCGTCAGAGTTTTGAAGCGATGACGGCGGAGCTGGCGGCGCGCCACGGTAGCGAGGCGCAGCGGCGAGAACTGCTGGAGGTGGCTGAACGACTGGCACGCCACAGCGTTAACGATGACGCTTTTTTACAGCAGGATAAGCGTTTTCATCTGCTGATTAGTGAGATGAGCGGCAATGAAGTACTGCGCGAGATGATGGAGCATCTGTGGAATATGCGTAAAAGCCCACGCTTTGTACGGCTGGAAAACCATTTTGCCGATCGCGATTTCCCGCGCGAGCTGAATCACGACCATCAGCGCATCGCCCGCGCCATCGCGGAGCAAAACCCGCCGCTGGCACGGGACAGCATGGCGCTGCATCTGCAGCGCGTGTATGACCACCTGTTCCCGGAGACGTGA